In Brachypodium distachyon strain Bd21 chromosome 2, Brachypodium_distachyon_v3.0, whole genome shotgun sequence, one genomic interval encodes:
- the LOC100829493 gene encoding probable E3 ubiquitin-protein ligase RHG1A, with protein MAGHPYNNSQMTRMDHMNQSRNGPPPFGQKLFMHPRSDAPNGAVLSGYGGASTAMRSNDLPSSSYAGQAYSQQIGAPGTLHSSHAGYPSAGSSSSSYAPYDTQHVPPLNYPRRTEDNFIPGTHVDDRRVTLKRRNPTNNLVDGVSAGGYYAGSSSNHHFSGYMPLNPVPAPESHLPQIPSNLGSSHWNDRHFVNHEGPQRNVRGRLDHNIIHSEYNSATCPSSSIHVPPYHLNANAPFGSAPVQHDRASLSLPPRIIHPGTDGSLAFRERPHYPAPHPQSSNISAPVPTLPGSSDAAPFPRGGYAPRSVHRNTVHNYLPPAFATSSNSGAVRCEPANPLYQPATPSYPPATSASSSSVQPLHAEAAASLRLPRHVSVGHGGIARSRRMRDSFHCFHPLMIEDNNLGRSAAERFMMLDQLVIHESREAVDPHWDMRLDIDDMSYEELLALEERIGNVNTGLADEKISGCVVELACHSSSHTQNDQDNERCVICLEEYGHKVSLGRLKCGHDFHASCIKKWLEVKNACPVCKADATNDTT; from the exons ATGGCTGGGCATCCATACAACAATTCCCAGATGACCAGGATGGATCATATGAACCAATCACGTAATGGACCTCCGCCTTTTG GTCAAAAATTATTTATGCATCCTCGAAGTGATGCACCAAATGGAGCTGTACTGTCAGGTTATGGGGGTGCAAGTACAGCAATGAGATCAAATGACCTTCCATCCTCAAGTTACGCGGGGCAGGCGTATAGTCAGCAGATTGGAGCTCCTGGAACCTTGCATTCTTCCCATGCTGGTTATCCTTCTGCTGGAAGCTCTAGCAGCAGCTATGCACCATACGATACTCAACACGTGCCTCCTTTAAACTATCCACGTAGAACTGAGGATAATTTCATTCCTGGAACGCATGTCGATGACAGAAGGGTTACATTGAAGCGGAGAAATCCCACCAATAATCTTGTGGATGGTGTCAGTGCTGGAGGCTATTATGCTGGCAGTTCTTCCAATCATCATTTCTCTGGTTACATGCCTCTGAATCCTGTTCCTGCTCCTGAATCCCACCTTCCACAAATACCTTCAAACTTGGGTTCAAGCCACTGGAATGATCGTCACTTTGTGAATCATGAAGGACCCCAGAGGAATGTGAGGGGACGCCTCGATCATAATATTATCCATTCAGAATATAATTCAGCTACTTGCCCGTCTAGCAGCATTCATGTTCCACCATACCATCTAAATGCAAATGCTCCTTTTGGAAGTGCACCAGTACAACACGATAGAGCTTCTTTATCTCTACCTCCAAGGATTATCCACCCAG GGACTGATGGAAGCCTAGCATTCAGAGAGAGGCCACACTATCCTGCTCCGCATCCGCAGAGCAGTAACATAAGTGCTCCTGTGCCAACGCTTCCTGGTTCGTCTGATGCTGCACCATTTCCCCGCGGTGGATATGCTCCTAGATCAGTTCATCGTAACACTGTCCACAATTATCTTCCCCCAGCGTTTGCAACATCTTCCAACTCCGGGGCAGTCCGGTGCGAACCTGCTAACCCTCTCTATCAACCTGCTACCCCTAGCTATCCTCCTGCTACTTCTGCATCATCATCAAGTGTCCAACCATTACATGCGGAAGCTGCTGCATCATTGAGACTTCCAAGGCATGTGTCTGTTGGGCACGGTGGAATTGCAAGGAGTAGAAGGATGAGGGATTCCTTCCATTGTTTCCATCCTTTGATGATTGAGGACAATAACTTGGGAAGATCAGCAGCTGAG CGGTTTATGATGCTGGATCAGTTAGTCATCCACGAATCAAGAGAAGCAGTTGATCCTCACTGGGACATGAGACTGGATATCGATGACATGAGCTATGAG GAGCTCCTGGCTTTGGAAGAACGAATAGGCAATGTGAACACTGGCCTGGCTGATGAAAAAATCTCAGGCTGCGTGGTGGAGCTAGCCTGCCACAGCTCTTCTCATACACAGAATGATCAAGATAATGAAAGATGCGTTATATGCCTG GAGGAATACGGACACAAGGTCTCCCTCGGCAGGCTGAAATGTGGGCACGACTTCCACGCGAGCTGCATCAAGAAGTGGCTGGAGGTGAAGAATGCCTGCCCTGTTTGCAAAGCCGACGCCACAAATGataccacctga
- the LOC100838280 gene encoding fasciclin-like arabinogalactan protein 11 — protein MAMQTQTPSMSTPMILLLALLCLSAAARSAHAQTPAATAPAPATAAATPKTIKAVLTKAGQFTKFLQLLQSTQEDSQIDNQLKGKSSSGGLTVFAPPDNAFSALKSGTLNALSDAQKTSLVQFHVVSQLIPMAQFDTASNPLRTQAGETRPGKYPLNVTADGQQVNISTGVVNASVSGTVYTGDRLVVYQVDKVLLPWALYGPALPPAPAPSPVEKEKEKGKVGPKAAADAPAADAATASEAAVPARPGGVWGQGGVFGVAVAVAAAWFVV, from the coding sequence ATGGCAATGCAGACGCAAACACCATCCATGTCAACTCCCATGATCCTCCTCCTGGCGCTCCTCTGCCTCTCAGCGGCCGCCCGATCAGCCCACGCCCAAACACCCGCAGCGACCGCTCCGGCaccggcaacggcggcggcaacccCGAAGACGATCAAGGCAGTCCTCACCAAAGCCGGCCAGTTCACCAAGTTCCTGCAGCTGCTCCAATCAACGCAGGAGGACTCGCAGATCGACAACCAGCTAAAAGGCAAGTCCTCCTCAGGCGGGCTCACAGTCTTCGCGCCGCCCGACAACGCCTTCTCGGCGCTCAAATCGGGCACCCTCAACGCGCTGTCGGACGCCCAGAAGACCTCCCTGGTGCAGTTCCACGTGGTGTCGCAGCTGATCCCCATGGCGCAGTTCGACACGGCCAGCAACCCGCTGCGCACGCAGGCCGGGGAGACCCGCCCCGGGAAGTACCCGCTCAACGTCACCGCCGATGGGCAGCAGGTGAATATCTCCACCGGGGTCGTGAACGCGAGTGTTTCGGGCACGGTTTATACTGGGGATCGGCTCGTGGTTTACCAGGTGGATAAGGTGCTGTTGCCGTGGGCGCTCTATGGGCCGGCcctgccgcccgcgcccgcgccgtcgcccgtggagaaggagaaggagaaggggaaggTTGGGCCTAAGGCGGCGGCTGATGCGCCGGCCGCGGATGCGGCCACGgcgtcggaggcggcggtgccggcgcgGCCCGGGGGGGTGTGGGGGCAAGGTGGTGTCTTTGGGGTGGCTgtcgccgtggcggcggcgtggtttGTCGTGTGA
- the LOC100829192 gene encoding PHD finger protein ALFIN-LIKE 1: protein MDASYRRAGAGGGGGSAPRSVEDIFKDYRARRSAILRALTTDVEEFYAQCDPDKENLCLYGYANEAWEVALPAEEVPTELPEPALGINFARDGMKRSDWLALVAVHSDSWLVSVAFYYAARLTRNDRKRLFGMMNDFATIYEVVSGMRQSKDRDRSGGIDNSSRNKLQVKHTSEAVPPLPPPRVENNVREADEGYDEDDGDHSETLCGTCGGIYSAEEFWIGCDVCERWYHGKCVKITPAKAESIKQYKCPSCSSKRPRQ from the exons ATGGACGCCTCCTACCGCcgagccggcgccggaggcggcggcggctccgcccCCCGCTCCGTAGAGGACATCTTCAAGGACTACCGCGCCCGCCGCTCCGCTATCCTCCGCGCCCTCACAACCG ACGTCGAGGAGTTCTACGCGCAGTGCGATCCAG ATAAGGAGAACCTGTGCCTGTACGGCTACGCCAACGAGGCGTGGGAGGTGGCgctgccggcggaggaggtacCCACGGAGCTGCCGGAGCCGGCGCTCGGGATCAACTTCGCGCGCGACGGGATGAAGCGCAGCGACTGGCTCGCGCTCGTCGCCGTCCATTCCGACTCGTGGCTCGTCTCCGTCGCCTTCTACTATGCGGCCCGGCTCACCCGCAACGACCG GAAGCGTTTATTTGGCATGATGAATGATTTCGCAACCATTTATGAAGTTGTCTCAGGTATGAGACAATCAAAGGACAGGGACAGATCCGGTGGTATTGACAACAGCAGTAGAAACAAGCTGCAAGTGAAG CATACAAGCGAGGCGGTGCCACCACTGCCGCCACCGCGTGTGGAAAATAATGTCAGGGAAGCCgatgaaggctacgatgaggATGATGGTGACCACAGCGAAACCCTGTGTGGGACGTGCGGTGGGATATACAGCGCCGAGGAATTCTGGATCGGGTGCGACGTGTGCGAGAGGTGGTACCATGGCAAGTGTGTGAAGATAACCCCCGCGAAGGCAGAGAGCATAAAGCAGTACAAATGCCCAAGCTGCAGCTCGAAGAGACCTCGGCAGTAG